A stretch of the Clostridium fungisolvens genome encodes the following:
- the arsD gene encoding arsenite efflux transporter metallochaperone ArsD yields MKKMIIFDPAMCCSTGVCGPSIDPELLRVSTILNNLKSRGIIVDRLNLTNNPQAFVDNKVINQLLNSEGIECLPVTIVDGEVVKTTKYPTNEEFCSFLEIPESYLKLQIKKKSNSCGCNGGCCE; encoded by the coding sequence ATGAAAAAAATGATTATTTTTGATCCAGCAATGTGTTGTTCAACAGGGGTTTGTGGACCAAGTATAGATCCAGAACTATTAAGAGTTTCTACTATTTTAAATAATTTGAAGAGTAGAGGTATTATAGTTGATAGGTTAAATTTAACTAATAATCCTCAAGCTTTTGTAGATAACAAGGTCATAAATCAATTATTAAATAGTGAAGGAATAGAATGCTTACCTGTAACTATTGTAGATGGAGAAGTAGTTAAAACTACAAAGTATCCCACTAATGAGGAGTTTTGTTCTTTTCTTGAGATTCCTGAGAGTTACCTGAAGCTACAAATTAAGAAAAAATCAAATAGCTGTGGATGCAATGGTGGATGCTGCGAGTAA
- the hypB gene encoding hydrogenase nickel incorporation protein HypB — MDAYKVLEIKKSVFENNDREADLLREELKKDETFLLNLMSSPGSGKTTTVLRTIEALKDQMKIGVLEADIDSEVDANIVAKTGAKVIQLHTGGMCHLDAGMTKQGLLGLGTEDVDLVILENVGNLVCPAEFDTGASKNAMILSVPEGDDKPLKYPLMFSIVDVLLINKIDAMANFDFDFEAVKERVRKLNPNIKVIPISAKTGEGIKEWVVWLSTEVKNWQAK, encoded by the coding sequence ATGGATGCATATAAGGTTCTTGAAATTAAGAAAAGTGTTTTCGAAAATAATGACCGAGAAGCAGATTTACTTAGAGAAGAACTAAAAAAAGATGAGACTTTTTTATTAAATTTAATGTCATCTCCTGGTTCAGGCAAAACAACCACTGTTTTAAGGACGATTGAGGCTTTGAAAGATCAAATGAAAATTGGTGTTCTAGAAGCGGATATCGATTCTGAGGTAGATGCAAATATAGTTGCCAAAACCGGTGCAAAGGTAATACAACTACACACTGGTGGTATGTGTCATCTTGATGCTGGTATGACTAAGCAAGGACTACTAGGACTTGGAACTGAAGATGTTGATCTTGTTATTCTAGAAAATGTGGGGAATTTGGTATGCCCAGCAGAATTTGATACTGGAGCATCAAAAAATGCAATGATTTTAAGTGTGCCAGAGGGAGATGATAAACCTCTTAAATATCCATTAATGTTCTCTATTGTTGATGTTTTACTTATTAACAAGATAGATGCAATGGCTAATTTTGATTTTGACTTCGAGGCTGTAAAGGAGCGAGTAAGGAAATTGAACCCTAATATTAAGGTTATTCCAATTTCCGCTAAAACAGGTGAAGGAATTAAAGAGTGGGTAGTCTGGCTAAGTACAGAAGTGAAAAATTGGCAGGCTAAATAG
- a CDS encoding FTR1 family iron permease — protein sequence MRKLFVLLLSLFLIFPLFSVKAFAADTKTEFSKGNKLIESSIEAVKAGDLSKGKDLYNQFNDTWVEFEDGVKEQSKQAYGDIEEKMGMVRFLFTQDPIQKDKVLTALEDLEKTNTAFLQDGYKNSDSKTKGKSATVKDLVSLLETSKNQIQDGDITSAIETMNTFSSSWLDVEGIVLTQSKKVYDDAEKDMVSVKAYLTVSPVDKDKALKIIDRMHGYLSLLSGDTSYGIVDVITIILREGLEAILVVIALLGFLNKSGQESKKVWVYGGVGVGLIVSIVLATLVKLLFTSGTFGNNNFLISGWTGVFAAVMLIYVSYWLHSKSNIASRKNELKDNSYKTLKNGSLLSLGFLAFLAVFREGTETVLFYIGMASSIKLSTLFLGILIGFAILILLSVLIIKVGLKIPMKPFFLVSSLLVFYLGLKFTGMGINGLQLAGLLPATTSDTLPTISALGVYPTWEGFIPQILLVVIAIVVSLFNKFKKQ from the coding sequence TTGCGTAAATTATTTGTATTATTATTATCATTATTTTTAATATTTCCACTATTCTCTGTTAAGGCATTTGCTGCTGATACAAAGACTGAATTTTCAAAAGGAAATAAACTAATAGAAAGCTCTATTGAAGCCGTTAAAGCTGGAGATCTTTCTAAGGGAAAAGATCTTTATAATCAATTTAATGATACATGGGTTGAATTTGAAGATGGCGTAAAAGAACAATCAAAGCAAGCTTATGGCGATATTGAAGAAAAAATGGGCATGGTTCGTTTTCTATTCACACAAGACCCAATTCAAAAGGACAAGGTTCTAACAGCACTTGAAGATTTAGAGAAAACAAATACTGCATTTCTTCAAGATGGATATAAAAATAGTGATTCAAAAACTAAAGGTAAATCTGCCACAGTTAAAGACTTAGTTAGTCTTTTAGAAACCTCGAAAAATCAAATTCAAGATGGTGATATTACTTCTGCTATTGAAACCATGAACACATTCAGTTCTTCTTGGCTTGATGTTGAAGGCATAGTTCTTACTCAATCCAAAAAAGTTTATGACGATGCTGAAAAGGATATGGTAAGTGTTAAGGCATATCTTACAGTAAGCCCTGTTGATAAAGATAAAGCGTTAAAGATAATCGATAGAATGCATGGATATCTGTCCTTACTTTCTGGTGATACTTCATATGGAATAGTAGATGTAATTACTATTATCCTACGTGAAGGACTGGAAGCCATTTTAGTTGTAATTGCTTTATTAGGATTTTTAAATAAATCAGGTCAAGAAAGCAAGAAAGTATGGGTTTATGGTGGTGTTGGCGTTGGTCTTATAGTAAGTATTGTACTAGCTACATTAGTTAAACTTCTATTTACATCAGGGACCTTTGGGAATAATAACTTCTTAATCTCAGGCTGGACAGGAGTATTTGCGGCCGTAATGCTTATTTACGTAAGTTATTGGCTGCATAGTAAATCCAATATAGCATCACGTAAAAATGAACTTAAAGATAACAGTTATAAAACATTAAAAAATGGAAGTTTACTTTCCTTAGGCTTCTTAGCGTTTCTAGCCGTATTTAGAGAAGGAACAGAAACTGTTTTATTCTACATAGGGATGGCTTCATCTATAAAATTATCTACTTTATTTTTAGGGATTCTGATTGGATTTGCTATTCTTATATTACTATCAGTACTCATAATTAAAGTTGGTTTAAAAATTCCAATGAAGCCATTTTTCCTAGTTTCTAGTCTATTAGTCTTCTATTTAGGATTAAAGTTTACAGGCATGGGGATTAATGGACTTCAACTTGCAGGTTTATTGCCAGCAACAACAAGTGATACTCTACCAACAATCTCTGCTCTTGGTGTATATCCTACTTGGGAAGGATTTATACCTCAAATACTGTTAGTAGTAATTGCAATAGTAGTAAGTCTATTTAATAAATTTAAAAAACAATAA
- a CDS encoding DUF5692 family protein, with protein sequence MFVFNYADGASALSVWGVWIIVFIALFSFNEIARRWKYVGFFCFIVLPIALSILWFTVLSDTTYTDWFHLAKVYSSTAGCIGFWCIRHVKWKNKSTGKEWRLSDKKWALCFPPLILAINILEAVSRDFQVGIQYAGGGRLADEAMYVLGGSWNFMNGVAGILNIITITGWLGICIKKQTDKDGSKDMLWPDMLWFWIIAYDLWNFAYTYNCLPGHAWYCGFALLLAPTICSFTVGKGAWLQHRAQTLAIWCMFAQTFPYFIDKGAFAVSSSYNTVPLFGFSFAALVANIAVFVYMIYKVVKTKRNPYLGELYTDLKEYKEIKALAE encoded by the coding sequence GTGTTTGTTTTTAACTATGCAGATGGTGCGTCTGCATTAAGTGTATGGGGAGTTTGGATAATTGTTTTTATCGCACTTTTTAGCTTTAATGAGATAGCTCGTAGATGGAAATATGTTGGATTTTTTTGTTTTATTGTCTTACCAATAGCACTTTCAATATTATGGTTTACAGTATTAAGCGATACAACTTATACAGATTGGTTTCATTTAGCAAAGGTGTATTCGTCTACAGCAGGATGCATTGGATTTTGGTGTATCAGACATGTTAAATGGAAGAATAAATCTACAGGTAAGGAATGGAGATTATCAGATAAAAAGTGGGCATTATGTTTTCCTCCACTTATTCTTGCTATAAATATTTTGGAGGCAGTATCTCGTGATTTTCAAGTTGGTATTCAATATGCCGGAGGAGGAAGATTAGCTGATGAAGCTATGTATGTACTTGGTGGCTCCTGGAATTTCATGAATGGTGTAGCAGGTATTTTAAACATTATAACTATAACCGGTTGGCTTGGGATTTGCATAAAAAAACAGACTGATAAAGACGGAAGTAAAGATATGTTGTGGCCTGATATGCTATGGTTTTGGATAATAGCCTATGATTTGTGGAATTTTGCTTATACCTATAACTGTCTTCCAGGACATGCATGGTATTGTGGTTTTGCTTTGCTATTGGCTCCAACAATTTGTTCCTTTACTGTTGGAAAAGGAGCATGGCTACAACATCGTGCACAAACTTTAGCAATATGGTGTATGTTTGCACAGACCTTTCCGTATTTCATTGATAAAGGAGCATTCGCTGTTTCCTCATCTTATAATACAGTACCACTATTTGGATTTAGCTTTGCAGCGTTAGTTGCTAATATAGCAGTATTTGTTTACATGATTTATAAAGTAGTTAAGACCAAAAGAAATCCTTATCTTGGGGAGCTATATACAGATTTAAAAGAATACAAAGAAATTAAAGCACTTGCGGAATAG
- a CDS encoding arsenate reductase ArsC, giving the protein MKPKVAFICVHNSCRSQMAEALGKMFASDIFESYSAGTELRPQINQDAVRIIKELYNIDMNETQKSKLLTDLPEVDIVVKMGCNVVCPFLPSKHEEDWGLDDPSGKSDDEFIKTAKSIEEKIKDLQRRIENNEINLSV; this is encoded by the coding sequence ATGAAACCAAAAGTAGCATTTATATGTGTACATAATTCTTGTAGATCTCAGATGGCAGAAGCATTAGGGAAAATGTTTGCTTCAGATATATTTGAATCCTACTCAGCAGGAACTGAGTTAAGACCACAGATAAATCAAGATGCTGTGAGAATAATCAAGGAACTATATAATATTGATATGAATGAAACACAAAAATCAAAGTTACTTACAGATTTACCAGAAGTAGATATTGTTGTAAAGATGGGCTGTAATGTAGTATGTCCATTCTTGCCTTCAAAACATGAGGAAGATTGGGGATTAGATGATCCATCAGGTAAAAGTGATGATGAATTTATAAAAACTGCAAAATCCATTGAAGAGAAGATAAAAGATCTACAAAGAAGAATAGAAAATAATGAAATTAATTTAAGTGTATAG
- the uppS gene encoding polyprenyl diphosphate synthase, producing the protein MLKNQIDKEIYIIPKHIAVVCDGNGRWARKKGLPRTFGHRSGTKPIENTIKECFELGVEVLTFYVFSSENWNRSNEEVSFLMKLFVEFFAKLRGEVGEKINVRHIGSKDNLSKELLNEIEKTEKASENNSGLVLNIALNYGGRLEIIDAMQEIMHDINDGAINAGEIDEALISNYMYTSGLPDVDLIIRTSGEKRISNFLLWQSAEARLWFTNDFWPDFNHNHLIDAIKYYNKITKEK; encoded by the coding sequence ATGTTAAAAAATCAAATAGATAAAGAAATATATATTATACCAAAACATATAGCAGTAGTTTGTGATGGAAACGGAAGATGGGCTAGAAAAAAAGGTCTTCCTCGAACATTCGGACATAGATCTGGTACAAAACCAATTGAAAACACAATTAAAGAATGCTTCGAATTAGGTGTTGAAGTTCTTACGTTCTATGTTTTCTCTAGTGAAAATTGGAATAGATCTAATGAAGAAGTTTCTTTTTTAATGAAACTCTTCGTAGAATTTTTTGCGAAGCTACGTGGTGAGGTAGGAGAAAAAATTAATGTACGTCATATCGGTAGTAAGGATAATCTTTCTAAGGAATTGCTAAATGAAATTGAAAAAACAGAAAAGGCATCTGAAAATAATTCGGGGTTAGTTCTAAATATAGCATTAAATTATGGTGGACGTTTAGAAATAATAGATGCTATGCAAGAAATAATGCACGACATTAATGATGGAGCAATTAATGCTGGTGAAATAGATGAAGCGTTAATTAGCAATTATATGTATACCTCAGGATTGCCTGACGTCGATTTAATAATAAGAACAAGTGGAGAAAAGAGGATAAGTAACTTCCTACTTTGGCAATCTGCTGAAGCAAGGCTATGGTTTACTAATGATTTTTGGCCTGATTTTAACCACAACCATTTAATAGATGCAATTAAATACTATAATAAAATTACCAAAGAAAAATGA
- a CDS encoding ArsR/SmtB family transcription factor encodes MIIYVRGDKLKLDYNENAKIIKALSDANRLRIIDMLSCGEKCACDILENFDFTQPTLSHHMKVLMECGLVNSRKEGIWSHYSLNATNCNKLMLFIMNLITDTEDCICKDKSKCECK; translated from the coding sequence ATGATTATCTATGTAAGGGGTGATAAATTGAAACTTGATTATAATGAAAACGCAAAGATAATTAAAGCTCTTTCTGATGCTAATAGACTAAGAATAATTGATATGCTATCTTGTGGCGAGAAATGTGCTTGTGATATATTAGAAAACTTTGATTTTACTCAACCAACACTTTCTCATCATATGAAGGTTTTGATGGAGTGCGGTCTTGTAAATAGTCGAAAAGAAGGTATATGGAGCCATTATTCATTAAATGCTACTAACTGCAATAAACTTATGCTGTTTATTATGAATCTTATAACTGATACAGAGGATTGTATATGTAAAGACAAATCAAAATGTGAATGTAAATAG
- the arsA gene encoding arsenical pump-driving ATPase, producing MEKIFNPNEIELTKYLFFTGKGGVGKTSTACATAMTLADNGKKIMLVSTDPASNLQDVFNRELDNKGVKIEEVPNLTVANFDPIEAADEYKESVVGPYRGKLPEVVIKNMEEQLSGSCTVEIAAFNEFTNFITDENIQKEFDHIIFDTAPTGHTLRMLQLPSAWSDFISESTHGASCLGQLAGLEDKKEVYKNAVKTLSDGEATTLILVARPEITPLKEAERASMELGEIGVNNQILIINGVLKNSDDELSLNIYNKQQKALEDIPEKLEALKVFEIPLRPYNITGLDNVRAFLKEDNIKIDNEELKVNRMLALKDIINDLYNSDKKVIFTMGKGGVGKTSIAATIALGLAKKGKKVHLTTTDPAAHLKFVLDEGQGITFSNIDEKKELEKYKEEVLSKAREAMSGEDIEYIEEDLRSPCTQEIAVFRAFAEIVERSEDEVVVIDTAPTGHTLLLLDSTESYNKEISRSQGDTPESVKKLLPKLRNPKETEVVIVTLAETTPVYEAMRLDEDLKRAGINSKWWAINSSMYATNTTNAILKAKASNEIHWINKINEISNGNFAIIEWKPEEIKGEELNELLK from the coding sequence ATGGAAAAGATATTTAATCCGAATGAAATAGAATTGACTAAATATTTATTCTTTACTGGAAAAGGTGGAGTTGGAAAAACTTCAACAGCTTGTGCTACTGCTATGACTCTAGCCGATAATGGTAAAAAAATCATGTTAGTGAGTACAGATCCTGCTTCGAATTTGCAGGATGTATTTAATAGAGAGTTAGATAATAAAGGTGTTAAGATAGAAGAAGTACCAAATCTTACAGTTGCTAATTTTGATCCTATAGAAGCTGCCGACGAATATAAGGAAAGTGTTGTTGGTCCATATAGAGGCAAACTTCCCGAAGTTGTTATTAAAAATATGGAGGAACAGCTTTCAGGTTCATGTACAGTTGAAATTGCAGCTTTTAATGAGTTTACAAACTTTATAACTGACGAAAATATTCAAAAGGAATTTGATCACATTATTTTCGATACTGCCCCTACTGGTCATACATTAAGGATGCTTCAACTTCCTTCTGCCTGGAGTGATTTTATAAGCGAAAGTACTCATGGAGCATCTTGTCTTGGGCAACTTGCAGGACTTGAAGATAAAAAGGAAGTTTATAAAAATGCAGTGAAAACACTATCAGATGGAGAGGCAACTACACTTATTTTAGTTGCAAGACCAGAAATTACACCATTAAAAGAAGCTGAAAGAGCATCTATGGAACTTGGAGAAATTGGTGTTAATAATCAGATATTAATCATAAATGGAGTTCTTAAAAATTCAGATGATGAATTATCACTTAATATTTATAATAAACAACAAAAGGCACTTGAAGATATTCCAGAAAAGCTAGAAGCTTTAAAAGTCTTCGAAATTCCATTAAGACCTTATAATATTACAGGTCTTGATAATGTAAGGGCTTTTTTAAAGGAAGATAATATTAAGATAGACAATGAAGAGCTTAAAGTTAATAGAATGTTAGCACTCAAAGATATTATTAATGATTTATATAATTCAGATAAAAAAGTTATATTTACAATGGGTAAAGGTGGGGTAGGCAAGACTTCTATAGCAGCTACTATTGCATTAGGATTAGCAAAGAAAGGCAAAAAAGTTCATCTTACCACTACTGATCCGGCAGCCCATTTAAAGTTTGTTTTAGATGAAGGGCAAGGAATAACCTTTAGTAATATAGACGAAAAGAAAGAACTTGAAAAGTATAAAGAAGAAGTATTAAGTAAAGCCAGAGAAGCTATGTCTGGAGAAGATATTGAATATATAGAAGAAGATTTAAGATCTCCATGTACTCAAGAAATTGCTGTCTTTAGAGCTTTTGCCGAAATAGTTGAAAGATCAGAAGATGAAGTGGTTGTAATAGATACAGCTCCAACAGGTCACACTCTTTTACTTTTGGATTCAACAGAAAGTTATAACAAAGAGATATCCCGCTCACAAGGAGATACTCCAGAATCAGTTAAAAAGCTCTTACCAAAGCTAAGAAATCCAAAGGAAACAGAGGTTGTGATTGTAACTTTGGCAGAAACTACACCGGTTTACGAAGCGATGAGACTTGATGAGGATTTAAAACGAGCAGGAATAAACAGTAAATGGTGGGCCATAAATTCAAGTATGTATGCTACAAATACAACAAATGCTATTTTAAAAGCAAAAGCTAGCAATGAAATACATTGGATTAATAAAATAAATGAAATATCTAATGGTAACTTTGCAATTATAGAGTGGAAGCCAGAAGAAATAAAAGGCGAGGAACTTAACGAACTTTTAAAATAA
- a CDS encoding FAD-dependent oxidoreductase has translation MVKQKVLQLANKIAAGITGGIVKVKPTDPEYRILEPVTTDEMAEVALHLEVRKPKSLKEIAALCGKPEEYVEKILDKMAVDGSIKFELENGAKKYFLELFVPGVMEYMVANKENVEKYPVIAECFEEYTRRLSGLMAGNLPVGMGVMRVIPIESAIEGDTRKASYEEIAYLLNTHEIFSVADCACRTSMRVKGEGCGHTVEEMCIQLGPAADYYIRTGRGRSITREEAIAICKKAEKEGLVHQIPNLSGPGKALAICNCCGCSCFGLRNTTLFRNPDFSRSNYIAQVDTDKCVACGECVENCQANALTLGQNLCTKKPVVAPKEVDTPYDTKWGKEKWNINYRHRKVVAESGTSPCKTECPAHIAIQGYIKMASQGRYRDALELIKKENPLPAICGRICPRKCESACTRAGVDEPLAVDEIKKFVADQDLKAEHRFVPEKKVQRQEKIAVVGAGPAGLSCAYFLAVEGYQVTVFEKQKVLGGMLTLGIPSFRLGKEIVNSEIEVLKELGVEFKTGIEVGKDVTLNGLRNFGYKAFYMAIGAQGGRKLGLEGEEAEGVITGVDFLRKVNLGEELKMEGSAIVIGGGNVAIDVARTAERVGASKIDMYCLESRKEMPALEEEIEEALSEGIDINNSWGPKAILHENGKVIGVEFKKCISVFDENGRFNPKFNEEETKIVKANHVLISVGQGIDWGELLKDSKIELYPNKTVKSDPLTFQTGEKDVFAGGDAVTGPKFAIDAIALGKQGSISIHRYVHGDNLSISREREYNALDKENLNMDGYDRLPRQRALHIDGSKSKETFKDLRETFTEEQIKKETERCLGCGAVVVDQYQCVGCGVCTTKCKFDAISLTRKYDSAGAELNEMKPIVIKHAIKRQGRIAVKNAKKSLGLIFSKKE, from the coding sequence ATGGTCAAGCAAAAAGTGCTTCAATTGGCAAATAAGATTGCTGCTGGTATTACTGGCGGGATAGTAAAAGTAAAACCAACAGATCCGGAGTATAGAATTCTTGAGCCAGTTACTACAGATGAAATGGCAGAAGTAGCACTGCACTTAGAGGTACGTAAACCTAAAAGCTTAAAAGAAATTGCAGCTCTTTGTGGCAAGCCTGAAGAATATGTAGAAAAAATTCTAGATAAAATGGCTGTTGATGGCTCAATTAAATTTGAACTTGAAAATGGTGCTAAAAAATACTTCCTTGAGCTTTTCGTTCCTGGAGTAATGGAATATATGGTTGCAAATAAGGAAAATGTTGAAAAATATCCAGTAATCGCTGAATGTTTTGAAGAATATACAAGAAGATTAAGTGGCTTGATGGCGGGAAACCTTCCTGTAGGAATGGGAGTAATGAGAGTTATTCCAATCGAAAGTGCAATTGAAGGAGATACAAGAAAAGCTTCTTATGAAGAGATAGCATATCTACTTAATACCCATGAAATTTTTTCTGTTGCTGATTGTGCCTGTCGTACATCTATGAGAGTTAAGGGAGAAGGCTGTGGACATACTGTTGAGGAAATGTGCATTCAGCTAGGACCAGCTGCAGATTACTATATTCGTACAGGAAGAGGTAGGAGTATTACAAGAGAAGAGGCTATTGCTATTTGTAAAAAAGCAGAAAAGGAAGGTTTAGTTCATCAGATACCTAATCTTTCTGGACCGGGAAAAGCACTTGCTATTTGTAATTGCTGTGGATGTTCTTGCTTTGGATTAAGAAATACAACCCTTTTTAGAAATCCTGATTTTTCTAGATCGAACTATATTGCACAAGTGGATACAGATAAATGTGTTGCTTGCGGAGAATGTGTAGAAAATTGCCAAGCTAATGCCTTAACACTGGGGCAAAATTTATGTACAAAGAAACCTGTTGTAGCACCTAAGGAAGTAGATACCCCATACGATACGAAATGGGGGAAGGAAAAATGGAATATAAATTATCGACACCGTAAAGTTGTTGCTGAGAGCGGAACAAGCCCATGTAAAACTGAATGTCCAGCTCACATAGCTATCCAAGGGTATATCAAGATGGCTTCTCAAGGAAGATATAGAGATGCTTTAGAACTTATAAAGAAAGAAAATCCACTTCCAGCAATTTGCGGACGTATATGCCCTAGAAAGTGTGAATCTGCTTGTACAAGAGCAGGAGTGGATGAACCACTGGCAGTAGACGAAATTAAAAAATTTGTTGCTGATCAAGACTTGAAAGCTGAACATAGGTTTGTACCAGAAAAGAAGGTACAAAGACAAGAGAAAATAGCAGTAGTAGGTGCAGGTCCAGCTGGACTTTCTTGTGCTTATTTCTTAGCAGTGGAAGGATATCAAGTAACAGTTTTTGAAAAGCAAAAAGTGCTTGGAGGTATGTTAACGCTTGGAATTCCATCCTTTAGATTAGGAAAAGAAATAGTAAACTCAGAAATAGAAGTTTTAAAAGAATTGGGCGTTGAGTTTAAGACAGGTATTGAAGTTGGTAAAGATGTTACACTAAATGGACTTAGAAACTTTGGCTATAAAGCATTTTATATGGCAATTGGTGCTCAGGGAGGCAGAAAGCTTGGACTCGAGGGTGAAGAAGCTGAAGGAGTAATAACAGGTGTGGACTTTTTGAGAAAGGTGAATCTAGGAGAAGAACTGAAAATGGAAGGTTCAGCGATTGTAATTGGTGGAGGAAACGTAGCTATTGATGTAGCTAGAACTGCTGAGAGAGTTGGAGCTTCGAAAATAGATATGTATTGTTTAGAAAGTAGAAAGGAAATGCCTGCTCTAGAGGAAGAAATTGAAGAAGCATTATCTGAAGGCATTGATATCAACAATTCTTGGGGACCAAAAGCAATTCTTCATGAGAATGGCAAGGTTATAGGTGTAGAATTTAAAAAATGTATATCTGTCTTTGATGAAAATGGAAGGTTCAATCCTAAGTTTAATGAAGAAGAAACCAAGATTGTTAAAGCAAACCATGTGTTAATTTCCGTAGGACAAGGGATAGACTGGGGGGAATTATTAAAGGATTCTAAGATTGAGTTATATCCTAATAAAACTGTAAAATCTGATCCGCTTACCTTCCAGACTGGAGAAAAAGATGTATTTGCAGGTGGAGATGCAGTAACAGGACCTAAGTTTGCTATCGATGCTATTGCTTTAGGAAAACAAGGATCTATTTCAATCCATCGTTATGTACATGGTGATAATCTGTCCATAAGTCGAGAGAGAGAATATAATGCTTTAGATAAAGAAAACTTAAATATGGATGGTTATGATCGTCTGCCTAGACAAAGAGCACTTCATATAGATGGTAGTAAATCAAAAGAAACCTTTAAGGATTTACGTGAGACTTTTACAGAAGAGCAAATAAAGAAAGAAACAGAGAGGTGTCTTGGTTGTGGAGCTGTAGTTGTGGATCAATATCAATGTGTGGGATGTGGTGTTTGCACTACTAAATGCAAATTTGATGCAATTTCGCTTACAAGAAAATATGATAGCGCTGGAGCAGAACTCAATGAAATGAAACCTATAGTTATTAAACATGCTATAAAACGTCAAGGAAGAATTGCTGTGAAAAATGCAAAAAAATCCTTAGGATTAATTTTTTCAAAGAAAGAGTAA
- a CDS encoding hydrogenase maturation nickel metallochaperone HypA/HybF: MHEVGVMIEVVKTVENFAKQNGLTKIEKLVIQVGELSSMIPRYLEACYPAAVEGTLLQETELKIDILPGNAFCKKCNKVFNLIENNNKCPKCGGRVWEILCGKEFMIKEIVAC; this comes from the coding sequence TTGCATGAAGTTGGAGTTATGATTGAAGTAGTAAAAACTGTAGAAAATTTCGCAAAACAAAATGGATTAACCAAAATAGAAAAGTTGGTTATCCAAGTTGGAGAACTTTCCTCCATGATCCCAAGATATTTAGAAGCTTGTTATCCAGCAGCTGTGGAAGGAACTTTATTACAAGAGACTGAATTGAAGATTGATATATTACCTGGTAATGCTTTCTGTAAGAAATGCAATAAGGTTTTTAATCTTATCGAGAATAATAACAAGTGTCCTAAGTGTGGAGGTAGAGTATGGGAGATCTTATGTGGAAAAGAGTTTATGATTAAAGAAATTGTTGCTTGCTAA